The Bacillota bacterium genomic interval GCCCGATGCTGGGCTCGTCCAGGATGTAGAGCACCCCCACCAGCCCCGACCCGATCTGGATGGCCAGCCGGATCCGCTGCGCCTCGCCGCCCGACAGCGTGGCCGCCTGGCGGTCCAGGGTCAGATAGTCCAGGCCGACGTTGATCAGGAAACCCAGCCGCGCCCGCAGCTCTTTGAGCACCCGCTGCCCGATCAGCGCCTCCCGGGCGGTAAGGTTCAGTTCCGCAAAGAACCGGTCGGCCGCAGTGATGGACAACGCGGCCACCTCGGCGATCGATTTGCCGCCCACCTTGATCGCCAGCACCTCCGGCTTCAAGCGGCGGCCTTCGCAATCCGGGCAGGGCTTGGTGCGCATCATCCGCTCGGTCTCCTCGCGGACGTGGTCGGAGGTGGTCTCCCGGTGCCGGCGCCCCAGGTACGCCACCACCCCTTCAAACGGCGCGGTGTAGCGGCGCAGCCGCCCGGCCATGTCCCGGTAGCTGAAGGGGACGCGGGTCTCACCGGTGCCGTACAGGATGATGTCCATGTGGTCCGGGTCCAACTCCCGCACCGGTGTGTTGACATTGAACCCGTAATGCCCGGCCAAGCCATCCAGGATGTGGTAACCCCGGGTCCACCAGGACCAGGCGGCCACGGCGCCTTCGTACAGGGTCTTGCTCCGGTCCGGGACGACCAGGTCGACGTCGACCTCCAGGCGGCTGCCCAGGCCGGTGCACGTCGGGCAGGCCCCCACCGGGCTGTTGAATGAAAACAGGCGCGGCGTGATCTCGCTGAAGCCAAAACCACAGTCCACGCAGGCGAAGTTCTGGCTGAACAAGATCTCCGGCACATTCTGAATCCTGGCTTCTGAATTCTGATCTCCGGCTCTTGGCTTCGAGTTTCCGGCTTCTGAATTCTGAATCCTGGATTCTGAATTCTGATCGATAACGTGGCAGACGGCCAGGCCGCCGGTCTGTTTCAGGGCGGTCTCGAGGGAGTCGGCCAGCCGCGCCTCCAGGCCCGGCCTGACCACCAGCCGGTCGACGACAATCTCGATGGTGTGCTTCTTGTTCCGGTCGAGGGTGATGATCTCGCCGGTCTCGCGCATTTCCCCGTCGATGCGCATCCGGACGAACCCGCCGCGCCGGGCTTCCTCCAGCACGCGCACGTGCTCGCCCTTCTTGCCCCGGACGACCGGCGCCAGGATCTGCAGGCGGGTGCCCTCTCCCAGCGCCATCACCTGGTCGACCATCTGCTCCACCGTCTGGCTGCTGATCGGGTGCCCGCAGTGCGGGCAGTGCGGCCGCCCCACCCGGGCGAACAGGAGCCGCAAGTGGTCGTAAATCTCGGTCACGGTGCCCACCGTGGACCGGGGGTTGTGCGAACGGGTTTTCTGGTCGATGGAAATGGCCGGAGACAGGCCCTCGATGTAGTCGACGTCCGGTTTGTCCATCTGGCCCAGGAACTGGCGCGCGTAGGCCGACAGCGACTCCACGTAGCGGCGCTGCCCCTCGGCGTAGATGGTGTCAAAGGCCAGCGAGGACTTCCCGCTGCCGGACAAACCGGTCAGCACCACCAGCTTGTTCCGGGGGATCTCCACGACAATGTTTTTTAGGTTGTGTACGCGCGCGCCGCGCACGATAATCTTGTCTTGCATGTTGTTCTTGCACCCCAGGCCTCCGTCAGATTCCGTTATATGGTAACCGCCGGGCGCACCCGCCATCCGCCCTACTCCGGCTGGTCCCCCACCGCCGGGCGGAGCAGACGGGCGCCCTTGGGCTGGAGCTCGAGCCGCAGTTCGATCAGCACGTCGCGCAGTTGGGCCGCCCGCTCGAACTCCAGGTGCCGGGCGGCGTGCTGCATGTCCTTCTCCAGCCGGGCGATCAGTTTCTTGAGGTCGTTCCCGGTGAGCCGTTTCTCGCTCGCCGCGAAGTACGGCGCCTCGGTTTCGGCCGCCCGGGTGGCCTCGATCACGCTCCGCACCGCCTTCTGCACGGTCTGCGGGGTGATGCCGTGCTCCCGGTTGAACGCCGTCTGGCGCGCGCGCCGCCGTTTGGTCTCGTCCAGCGCGCGCCGCATCGAGCCGGTGATCTGGTCGGCATACATGATCACTTTCCCGTTCAGGTTCCGGGCCGCCCGCCCCGCCGTCTGGATCAGGGAGCGCTCGGAGCGCAGGTAGCCCTCCTTGTCGGCGTCCAGGACGGCCACCAGGCTGACCTCGGGCAGGTCCAGCCCTTCCCGCAAGAGGTTGATCCCCACCAGGACGTCAAAAGTCCCCAGGCGCAGGTCGCGCAGGATCTCCATCCGCTCCAGGGTGTTGATCTCCGAGTGCAGGTACCGGACTTTCAGGCCCAGTTCCCGGAAGTAGTCGCACAGGTCCTCGGCCATCCGCTTGGTCAGCGTGGTGACCAGCACCCGCTCGCTCTTGGCCGCCCGCTTCCGGATCTCGCCCAGGAGGTCGTCGATCTGGCCGCGGGTGGGCCGGACCACCATCTCCGGGTCCACCAGCCCGGTCGGGCGCACGATCTGCTCCACCACCGCCGCGGCGTGTTTCAGCTCCCACGGGCCGGGCGTGGCCGAAACGTACACCCCCTGCCGGACCCGGGCCATGAACTCCGTGAAGGTCAGGGGCCGGTTATCGAAGGCCGACGGCAGCCGGAAACCGTGCTCCACCAGCGCCACCTTGCGCGAGTGGTCGCCCTCGTACATGCCCCCGATCTGGGGGATGGTGATGTGCGACTCGTCCACCACGATCAGCAGGTCGTCCGGAAAGTAGTCGAGCAGGGTAAACGGCGGCGCCCCCGGTTCCCGCCCGGTCAGGTGGCGGGAGTAGTTCTCGATGCCCTTGCAGTAACCCAGCTCCCGCATCATCTCCAGGTCGTAGTTCGTGCGCTGCTCCAGGCGCTGGGCCTCCAAAAGCTTGTTCGCCGCCCGCAGTTCAGCCAGCCGCCCGGCCAGTTCCGCCTCGACGGCCGTGACCGCCCGGTCCAGCCGCTCCCGGGAAGTGGCGTAGTGGCTGGCCGGCAGGATGGAGACGTGCTGCCGTTCGCCCAGCACCTCCCCGGTCAGGGCGTCGAATTCCAGGATCCGCTCCACCTCGTCGCCGAAGAACTCGACCCGGAGGGCCCGCTCCCCGGAGGCGGCCGGAAACACCTCCAGCACGTCGCCGCGCACCCGGAACCGGCCGCGCCCGAAATTGACGTCGTTGCGCTCGTACTGAATGCGCACCAGCTCCCGGAGCACCGCGTCCCGGTCGTAGCCGCCCGCTCGTGAGCGCAGCGAAACCACCAGGTTCTTGTACTCCTCCGGGTCACCCAGGCCGTAGATGCAGGACACGGACGCCACGATGATCACGTCCCGCCGCTCGAACAGGGACGAGGTCGCCGAGTGGCGCAGCTTGTCGATCTCCTCGTTGACCGAGGCGTCCTTTTCGATATACATGTCCGCGGACGGGAGGTAGGCCTCCGGCTGGTAGTAGTCGTAATAGCTTACGAAGTACTCCACCGCGTTCCCGGGGAAAAACTCCTTGAACTCCCCGCAGAGCTGCGCGGCCAGGGTCTTGTTGGGCGCGATCACCAGGGTCGGCCGCTGCACCCGGCTGATCACCTGGGCCATGGTGTAGGTCTTGCCCGAGCCGGTCACGCCCAGCAGCACCTGGTGGCGCAAACCCTTTTCCAGGCCGCGCGTCAGGTTCTCGATCGCCTCGGGCTGGTCGCCCCGCGGCCGGTAGTCCGAAACCAGCTTAAAAGGGGGCATTCGTCCCCACCTCCACCCGCTATTATACCACTTCGGCAAAACGGGAAAAAAGACGCGCGGTTGGATTATGGGCGCTCCGTTGTGGCAAACATAATGATGGCGCCCAGGTGGCAATGAAGCGGAATTGCAGAGTTGCTTACAGACTTCCCGAAAAGGGCACACAAATAAAAGAAATGAGGGGGTCCATTTAGGATGAGAATCCCAAGAGACCGGTTGGTCATCGGTTTTACCGCCGGGGTGATCGCCGGCCTAACGATGAACATCCTTGACCTCGTGTTACACCTGCTGAATATCCCCAAGCTGCTTTTCCTGGACTGGGCGGCGATCACGATCTACGGCTCGAGACCCGATAGTTTGCAGGAAGCGGCCTTGGCTTTCGGGGTGCAGCTCTTCTTCGGCGGGCTGTTGGGCATCGTGTTCGCCTACCTTCTCCCCCTGTTCAAGAGCAGGTACCACCTGTTCAAGGGCTTTGTCTTCGGGGTGACCGCATGGTTCGTCATTCACGGCTTGGTCATCATGTTCAACTACGAGGGGCTGCGCACCATATCCTTCGCCACGGCGCTCACCGACCTTATCGGCTCCGCGGTTTTCGGCGTGGTGGTGGCCTTTGTTTTCAAACAGCTGCACGACAGAGTCACCGTCTAAAAGGGAGGCCGGAGTATTATCAATCACCCTAGACAGGCCGTAGACCCAGTCTTCACTGAAGAATGCGGGTGAAGAACAGGAACTGAAAATCGGGGACTGTCCCCCTTGACGCCGTCAAGGGGACGATAGTTCAACCTTCGAAACCATTGGCACCGAGTATCATTGGCCGCCGCCCTGGCCGCCCTGCTGCCCGCCTTGGCCGCCTTGCTGACCCCCTTGCCGGCCGCCCTGGCCGCCGCCCTCCTGTTGGGCTTCAATGCTCTGGATCTGGCCCGGAATGTCGATTTCTACCGTCTTGCCGTCCTGGGTCCTAATCATCAGCTTGGTCATCGGCTGTTGTTGTTGCTGTCCCTGCTGTTGCCCCTGCTGCTGGCCCCCGCCCTGTTGCCCCTGGCCGCCGCCGCCCTGCTGACCCTGACCACCCTGTTGGCCGCCGCCCCGGGTCAGGTCGCCGTAGTACTCCCGGAGCAAGAAGGCGTTTTTGCCTTGCACCAGGCGCACCGGCACCATGCGGGCCGGCACCGTGTAGTCCCCGCTGGTGATCTGGGTCTCGTAGGCCCAGTGCCCGTCCCGGGCCAGGCCGACCGCCGCGTCGTAGCTGAACTGGGCGAGCAGGTCCGGCCGGACGTCGACCTCGGCGTCGTGGTCCCCGGCGACCAGCGCCTCCGCGGCCGTGCGGTCGGCACCGACGCCCACGGTCAGCACTTCATTCAAAAGGCCCCGCTGCCGGAGTGCCTCCACCGCACTGACCGCCATCCGGCTGTCCACGGCCAGTATCGCTCCCAACGGACCAGCGGCCAAAGCTTCGTGCACGCCGGCTGCCACCCGCCCCGGGTCACCCTGGGGATGCTCCCGCACATCGACCGCGAATCCGGGTTGCCCCCGCATAAAGGTGGTGATGCCCTCGATGATGTTGCGGGAGATCGGGTCCGCCGGGTCCCCGCCCAGCACCAGCACGCGGCCCGGCGCCCCCGGGGGCAGGTTGCGCACTACGTACCGGGCCTGGTGCTCCCCGGCCCGGACCTGCTCGGAAGCCACGTAAGCGTCCAGCGGCGCGTCCGGGGCAAACGTCTCCAGCGCCACCACCCTGATCCGGTTCATCGCCAGGCGGCGGACGATTCCCGGGCCCATCTCCGGCTCCACGAACTGGATCACAACGGAGTCGACCTTTTGTTCGATAAACCGCTCCACGTCTCTCTCCTGGCGGCGGGCGTCACCTTCCGCATCCCGCCAGATAATCCGGACCTTCTCGTCGTTCCCCGCCCGTTCCTGAACAAGGCGTTTGATCACCTGGTTTCCGTCCCGGCTTTCGTCGGCGATGCTGTAAGCCACCGCCAGCGGACGCTCGCCCGGCCGGGCCTGGCCGCCGCGGTTGAAGAGGCCGCAGCCGCCGACCCCCAGCAGGACGAAAGTGCAAAGGAAAAGGACAATCACTCTCTTGATCTTGGGCACGATACCGCCCCCTCGAGAATATGATTCCTCGAATCGAAAGGTTGATTCTATTTACGGCGCCACCAACATAAGCTATGTCAGGAGGGATTGGCAATGATTACCATATTCGGGAGCACTCCGGCCAGCCCGCTTTTGGAGGCGATTGAAAAGGCCCGGGAAGAGTGTAGAGAAGCGGAAATGATGCTTACCCACGCCGAGCCCGACTTCATCGACCACGCCGTCAACCGGATCAATGCCGCCCGCAGCCAGTTCGAGGCTCTGATCAGGACCGCCAAGAAGCAAAGAGTGCAGGCGTGGCCGGAACTCCAGCCGGTGGCCGAATACCGCCCGGAAGAAGACGAAGAAGCGGCAAATAGTAATAAGACCTCTTCCGTGTGCGCTCAGCTCAAGTCGTTTTTGAAGGGCACGATTTCACGATAGGCGTCGCGAATCAGCTGAAAGTCCCGCCATACCTCGCGCTTCTTGCCCGGGTCCCGGAGCAGCGCGGCGGGGTGGTAGGTGGACATGAAACGTACGCGGCCCCTTACGATCCACTGGCCCCGCCAGGCCGTAATGGAAGCCTGGGGGTCGATCAGGTTTTTCAACGCGGTGCTGCCCAGGATCACCACCAGCGGGGGGCCGATCAGGGCGAACTGCTTCCGGAGCCAGGGCAGGCACGCTTGCGCCTCCTCCCGGCTGGGCACCCGGTTGCCAGGGGGCCGGCATTTGACCACATTGGCAATGTACACCTCGGAGCGCGCAAATCCGGCGGCGTCCAGAATCCGGTCCAGAAGCCGGCCCGCGGCACCGACAAAGGGCCGCCCCAGGCGGTCCTCCTCGGCCCCGGGCCCTTCGCCGATCAACATCAGCCGCGCCCGGGGGTGGCCTTCCCCGAACACCAGGTTCGTACGGCCCGCAAAAAGGCCACACTCCCGGCAGCCGGACATCGCTTCGCGCAGTTCATCCAGCGCCCGCGGCGCGTTAAGGTCTTCCAGGCCGAGCGGCCCGGAGCGTGATTCCAGCAAAGGATCCCTCACCCCCACCGCAATTGCGCGGCCAGGCCGTTAGGAGAGTGTTGCAAAAACAGAAATCGTTCTAAACACTTGGAGGCCGCGAAAAACAAGCATGGCTTGATGCGGCGAAGCTGGACGTTGAGAAGTGAAATGTGGGAAGTGCGAGGTGAGAATTTTCGAAGGAATTCGTTTTGCGAATTCCTTCAAGCATCCCACTTCTAACCTCTCACTTCACACCTCTTTTTTTGCCAGGCGCGAGTTTTTTGCAGCGGTCTCCTAGCCGCGTTCCAGGATGATCTTGTGTTCCACCAGGGCCAGTTCCCGGATCCGGGCATTGATGATCTTGCGCCGGCCGAAAATGTCCTCCAGCAGGAGCCCGTCCTCGTGCGGCACCACCCGGTCCACCGACGCCAGCACCAGCTCCTCGCCTTCGGCGGTCAAAAGATACGCGTTCGCCTCACACACTTCGTGTTCACGCCCCCTGCCGAGATGGATGGCACTATAAAAATTATATTTTTTGCGCCTTCTTACTGTCAATGCAACCCGGCCGCTGCGGCCGCCCCCACGGCATAAACGGGCACCGGCCGTCAGCCGGGGAACGCCGCGGTACCCCGCCGCTCACTCACACGCCCCGGCCCCGGCCGCGCCCCAGCCAGCGCCTGACCGGCGGTGTGCCGTCCAGTTCCAGGTAAACCGGCTCGCCGCCCTCGGGCACCGGCATCACTCCGAACGGTTCTCCGTCCCGCAGCCGCACATTGTCCCGCCGGAAATGGGTTCCCCGGTGGAGATATCCGACCTCTTTCCACCCGGGCTGCCTCAGAACCAGGTGCATATCGGCACGGTTGCGGACCTCAAGGCCGTTGATCTCGACGACCACGTCCCCTGACCGGACACCCGCCCGCCAGGCCGGCGAGCGCGGCATAACGTCCAGGACCATCAACCCGGCCGGGTGGGGTACGAACAGGGGGCGGCCGTGCAGTTCAATGTGTTTGCTGATGTGGATGATCAGTTCATGCCCAAGCGGGGCGAAAAGAGCCGCCAGCCAGGCGGCCCCGCCTCCGGACATGGCCAGTACGGCCAGGGTAAAGAGCGTGACGCTGTAGCCGGCCAGGTACAGGGCGCTCTTCCGGGCCTTGTCGGCGGGCGCGTGGGAAGTGGCGATGTCCGCGTAGCCCAGGCCGGCCACCAGGGTCATCATGGCGAAGACCACGGTGCCGGTGCCGCCCGGTACGTCCGGCTTGATCAGCGGCCACCATTCAGGCATGGACACCAGTTCCATTTCGGGGGCCAGGGTGCCGGTCGCGATGGTCAGGGCGACGATCGGGATCGGCCAGAATTTCTGCAGGGTGAAGCCCCCGACCATCCGGCCCCCGGGCAGCCGGACATAGGCGGGCACCGCGCCCAGATGCCCGCTGACCAGGATCAGGATGCTCTCGACAAAGTGCAGGATGGCCACCAGGGCCATCACGGTGGGAATGCTGATGTCCGGAAAACCGAACAGCAGGTGGCAAACCGCCAGCACCCCGCCGCCGTACGCGAAACAGAGCAGGCGCGGGTTGATCAGCATGAGCAGTATCGCCACCGGCAAGAGGTACAACAGCCCGGAACCGTGGATGGTGATTCCGGTCAGGAGGATGAGGCCGCCGCCGATCAGCCCGCCGCCGAACCCATAGGCGGTGGCGGTCAAGGTGTCGGCCAGGACGGAGTTGCCGCGGGCCCCGAAAAAGCCGGCCCGCTCTCTCGCGATACGCCGGTACTGAAGGGCGACCAGCACAATAACCAGCCAAAACAGGGGATGAAAAAGGGCGAACACGACCGAGGTAAAAACAGCCCCCAAAGCCCATTCAAAGGGGAACCCTCCGGAGATCATCTAGAGTTCAGCCCTGCTTTCAGGATCTCCAGGGCTTTCTCAAGCTGCGGATCGGACTCGAAATCGTCCGCTTCCTCCACCTGGATATGGGGCTCGATCCCCATTTGGTTCAGGTCGTAACCCGAAGGCGTCAGGTACCGCGCCGTGGTCAGTTTCAGGCCGGCCCCGTTCCGTAGCGGGAACACGTTCTGCACGACCCCTTTGCCGTAGGTCTGGGTGCCGACCAGGACCCCGGAATCCGTATCCTTGACCGCGCCGGCCACGATCTCCGCGGCGCTGGCCGTGGTCCGGTTGACCAACACCACCAGCGGCACTTCCAGCCGGTGCTTTTCGGCGTAGTAAGTCTCATCCTCACCGGTGCGGTAGTCGATGTGCACGATCGGGCCGTCATCCACGAACAGGTCGGCCACCTCGACCGCCGCCATCAGGTCGCCGCCCGGATTGTCGCGCAAGTCCAAAATGAGGCCTCGCATGCGGCTCTCAAAACTGTTCAGCAGGTAGGCCAGCTCGCCCCCCGTCTTTTCGGTGAACTGACTCAAGACCACGTAGCCGATCCCGCCGTCCTTGAGTTCGCCCTCAACCGTCGGGACCTCGATCTGCCGCCGGACCACCGTGAACTCCAGGGGTTCTTGACTCCCGCGCCGGATGGTGAGCTGCACCTCGGTGCCCACCTCGCCGCGCATCAGCATCACCGCGGTTTCCAGATCCATTTCCTGGGTGTCCTTGCCGTCCACGGCCAGGATCAAATCCCCGGCCCGCAAGCCGGCCTCGGCCGCCGGGGTGCCTTCGTAGGGCCGAACCACGGTCAATCCCTCGTCACGGTAGCCGACCAAAATCCCGATGCCCCCGAAAGAACCCTCGACCTGTTCCAAAAACCGCGCGTAGGTTTCGGGCTCCAGGTATACTGAATACGGGTCGTCCAGCGCCTCCACCATCCCGCGGATGGCGCCCTCGATCATCAGTTCGCTGTTCGTGGCCTCCACATACTGGTCGTGCACGAGGCGCACTACCTGGACCAGGTTGCCCAACTGTTTGAAATTAGTAACCACCGCGAGGTTCAGGACGACGACCACCCCGACCAGGAGCACCCCCATCCCGAAAAAGAACCAGTGCGTCGGCTGCCGGCGAGGCAACATAAAACACCACCGTACATAGGTTTAGGTACGCTATTATACTATCTTAGGCCCACCCAAATTACAACCGCGCAAAGTACTGAGGGCCGCCTTCCAAGAGGCGGCCCCGCGCTTCCCCCAACCGGTAAACCTGCTACCCTGCAAATAGCTCCTTGCTACTTCCTTCCGAATGGTGCCGCAGGCGGCATGGGTGTCTACCGAAGATAGTTCCAGGGAGTTACATGTTCTCCGTGTTCCCGGACGGTGAAGTGGAGGTGTGGTCCGGTGGAAAGACCAGTACTGCCGATCCGGGCGATAGTCTCGCTCTGAGCCACCATTTGGCCCTCGCTGACTCCCATGGTGGACAGGTGGGCGTAGAGCGTGGTAATACCGCCGCCGTGGTCGAGCACCACCACGTTGCCGTAACCCCGGAGAGTGCCCACGAAAAGGACCCGCCCGGTGCCCGCCGCCACCACCGCCGTCCCGTGGGGCGCCGGAATGTCGATGCCGTCATGGAACCGCTGTACCCCGAGGATCGGGTGTCTGCGCCAGCCATAGTCCGAGGATACCCAGGTGTGCTTCGGCACCGGCCAGGCTAACTTGCCGGTGTGCAGGACGTCCTGGCCCGCCCGCTGCAAAGCGATCTGGCGCAGGAGTTCCTGTTCTTCCCGTTCCAGTTGGTCGACTTCAGCCTGGAACTGCGACAGACTGCCCCGGGCGACGACGAGCAGGGATTCCTTCTCCCGCTGTTCGTTCAATAGGGACCGGTAGGCCGCCTCCTGCTCGGCGTGCAGGGACTGCACCTGTGCGCGGCGTTCCTCGATGGCCTCCTTTTGGCGCTCAATCGCCAGCCGCTCCTCTTCAATCTGCTCAATAAGGGCCACATCCCGGGCCACGATCTCCTTCAGGAACTCAACCCGGGTGACGAATTCGTTGAAGCTCTCGGCGCCGAGCAGCACCTCCAGGTAGGTGATGTTCCCATTTTCGTACGCGCTGCGCACCCGGGCCGCGAACAGCGCGTTCATTTCCGCCAGCCGGGCCTCGGCGTCGGCGAGCGCGCTCTCGGCCTCCTCCAAGCGCGCCGTTACCTCCTGCAGCAGGGCGATGAGCTGGTCAATCCGCAACAACCGTTCCTTCATCGAGTTGTCGATGACCGCGATCTCCCGGGTGAAGTTGCGCACCTGGCCGCGCGCCGATTCGGTCTGCTGCCGGGCCGACTCGAGCTGTTGCCGCGTCTGTTCCAACTTCTGCTCCAGATTGCCGTAAGCCAGGGTATACGAACCGGCGCACAAGACCAGCAGCAAAGCCGCGATCAGACCAGTGGTGATCCAGGAACGGCGCAAAACAAAAAACCCCCTTCCGGAAAAACAGGCCGCTTACCTCTCTATTCTTCTATCGGCCGCTTCAGGCCGGGAATAAAGGCCGCTCGCTTGTTAAACCCGCAAGAACTTGCGCAGGGAAATCCAACTGCCGGCACCCCCCATCAGGACCCCCAGTCCCAGGAGCCCCAGGAAAAGCGGCGCCAACGTCTCCCGGTCGGTGACCGGCCGCAGGAAGAAGATCAGGTCGACCTTCTGCAGTTCGGTCAGCAGACAGTAGTAAGCCCCGCCCAACACGGTCACGGCGGCCAGCGCGCCGGTCAGGCCGACGAATATCCCCTCCAGGACAAATGGGGAGCGGACGAACCAGTTGCTCGCCCCCAGATATTTCATGATGCCGACCTCGTCCTCCCGCGCCACCAATGACAGGCGGATGGTGGTCACGATTAGGAACACGGCCCCGGCGGCCAGCAGAATCACCGCGCCCAGCGCGATCATGTTCACCCAACGGGAGGCCTTGACCAACCGGTCGACGTACTCCTCACCGTAGCGGATCTTGTTCACGCCGGGGAAGAAGGAGATCTGGTGCGCCAGCGCGGGCACCGCTTCGGCCTCCAGGGCCTTCACCCGGAAGGAATCCGGGAGCGGGTTATTCTCACCCTCGAACCCGGCCAGCAGGTCGCTTTTCTCGCCAAACGATTTCTTCAGTTCCTGCAACGCCTGCTCCTTGGGGATGAAGGTGTAGTTCTCTACACCCTGCAGCCCGTTCAGCCGCTGCCGGAGATCCGGGATGTCGGCCCCGTCGTCGAGAAACACGTTAATTTCCACGGTAGACTCGATGTTCCGCATGAAGTGGCCGGCGTTCACCGCGACCAGCAGAACCGTGCCCAAAATCACCAGGGTGACCATGATCATCGCTGCGGACGCCACCCCAAGCCAACAGTTCCGGTGCAGGGAGACGAATGTCTGGCGCAGGCAATACCACAGGGAGTTAAGCCCCATGACCGTAACTCCCCTGCGCTTCGTCCCGGATCAGCCGGCCGTTATCGAGCGCCACCACCCGTTTGCGCATCCGGTTCACGATGTCCCAGGCGTGGGTGGCGATCACCACCGTGGTACCGTCACGGTTGACGCGCTCCAGGAGTTCCATCAACTCCCAGGAGGTGTCCGGGTCCAGGTTGCCCGTGGGCTCATCGGCCAGGATCACCTGCGGTTTCTTGACAATCGCCCGGGCCACGCCGACGCGCTGCTGTTCACCGCCCGACAGTTCGGCCGGAAAAGCGTCCTCCTTTCCGGACAGGCCCACCTCAGCCAACGCGTGCGGCACCTGTTCCCGTATCACCCGCCGCGACCGGCCGATCACCTCCAGCGCGAAAGCGACGTTCTCAAACACCGTCTTCCGGGGCAGCAGCCGGAAGTCCTGGAACACCACCCCGATCTGGCGCCTGAGCGTGAGCAGTTCCCGCTGCCCCAAGCGCAACACGTTACGCTCCCGGAAAAAAATCTGCCCGGAAGTGGGGAGCTGTTCCCTGAAAATCAGCCTGGTCAACGTCGATTTGCCGGCCCCGCTGGGGCCGACCAGAAACACGAATTCGCCTCTGTTGATTTTCAGGTTGATATCGGAAACGGCCGCCGTACCGTTGGGATAGACCTTGGAGACGTTAAACAAGTGGATCAAGCTACAGCACTCCTTGGCCCGAATGCCAGTGAATCACTTCGACAACGCTTCGACAAAGCGCACAAAATTCCTCTAAAAATGGGAAAAAACTCACGGCCAAGTTCTTACAGCACCTGCCCTGTCTGCGGCCCCTCATAATCTGCTGGGAAAGCAAGGTTCCAAGAAGGAATTGTTGAAAACGTGGCAAATTGTTAGTATGGTTCGTGCTGAGACCGAATGCATTAATTTTGGCTGCCGGCCAAAAATACTCTTGGTTGAGAGAACATTTGTCAAATGCTCCTTCATCTGTTTTAATTGGTCTAGACCACTTTGCGGAGGAATTGGCCTTGAATTTTCCAACCCTCAAAATCGGCGATCTGATCCCCCGTTACCCGATTATTCAAGGCGGAATGGCCTACCGGGTCTCGACCGCCCCTCTGGTTTCGGCCGTGGCCAACGCCGGCGGAATCGGGACCATCGGCGCCACCGGCATGACCGCCGACGAGCTGATTGAGGAAATCCGCCAGACCAGGAGTATGACCCGGGGCATCATCGGGGTGAACGTGATGTACGCCATCCGGAATTTCGCCGATCTGGTCGGCGCCGCGATTAGAGAAAAGATCGACGTGATTTTCACCGGGGCGGGTTTTTCCCGGGACATTTTCGACTGGGGCCGGGAAGGCCGGGTGCCGATAGTGTCCATCGTATCCTCCGCCCGGTTGGCCAAAATGGCC includes:
- a CDS encoding CooT family nickel-binding protein, with the protein product MCEANAYLLTAEGEELVLASVDRVVPHEDGLLLEDIFGRRKIINARIRELALVEHKIILERG
- the ftsE gene encoding cell division ATP-binding protein FtsE, producing the protein MIHLFNVSKVYPNGTAAVSDINLKINRGEFVFLVGPSGAGKSTLTRLIFREQLPTSGQIFFRERNVLRLGQRELLTLRRQIGVVFQDFRLLPRKTVFENVAFALEVIGRSRRVIREQVPHALAEVGLSGKEDAFPAELSGGEQQRVGVARAIVKKPQVILADEPTGNLDPDTSWELMELLERVNRDGTTVVIATHAWDIVNRMRKRVVALDNGRLIRDEAQGSYGHGA
- a CDS encoding peptidoglycan DD-metalloendopeptidase family protein; its protein translation is MRRSWITTGLIAALLLVLCAGSYTLAYGNLEQKLEQTRQQLESARQQTESARGQVRNFTREIAVIDNSMKERLLRIDQLIALLQEVTARLEEAESALADAEARLAEMNALFAARVRSAYENGNITYLEVLLGAESFNEFVTRVEFLKEIVARDVALIEQIEEERLAIERQKEAIEERRAQVQSLHAEQEAAYRSLLNEQREKESLLVVARGSLSQFQAEVDQLEREEQELLRQIALQRAGQDVLHTGKLAWPVPKHTWVSSDYGWRRHPILGVQRFHDGIDIPAPHGTAVVAAGTGRVLFVGTLRGYGNVVVLDHGGGITTLYAHLSTMGVSEGQMVAQSETIARIGSTGLSTGPHLHFTVREHGEHVTPWNYLR
- a CDS encoding S41 family peptidase, which translates into the protein MLPRRQPTHWFFFGMGVLLVGVVVVLNLAVVTNFKQLGNLVQVVRLVHDQYVEATNSELMIEGAIRGMVEALDDPYSVYLEPETYARFLEQVEGSFGGIGILVGYRDEGLTVVRPYEGTPAAEAGLRAGDLILAVDGKDTQEMDLETAVMLMRGEVGTEVQLTIRRGSQEPLEFTVVRRQIEVPTVEGELKDGGIGYVVLSQFTEKTGGELAYLLNSFESRMRGLILDLRDNPGGDLMAAVEVADLFVDDGPIVHIDYRTGEDETYYAEKHRLEVPLVVLVNRTTASAAEIVAGAVKDTDSGVLVGTQTYGKGVVQNVFPLRNGAGLKLTTARYLTPSGYDLNQMGIEPHIQVEEADDFESDPQLEKALEILKAGLNSR
- the ftsX gene encoding permease-like cell division protein FtsX → MGLNSLWYCLRQTFVSLHRNCWLGVASAAMIMVTLVILGTVLLVAVNAGHFMRNIESTVEINVFLDDGADIPDLRQRLNGLQGVENYTFIPKEQALQELKKSFGEKSDLLAGFEGENNPLPDSFRVKALEAEAVPALAHQISFFPGVNKIRYGEEYVDRLVKASRWVNMIALGAVILLAAGAVFLIVTTIRLSLVAREDEVGIMKYLGASNWFVRSPFVLEGIFVGLTGALAAVTVLGGAYYCLLTELQKVDLIFFLRPVTDRETLAPLFLGLLGLGVLMGGAGSWISLRKFLRV
- a CDS encoding PDZ domain-containing protein; this translates as MISGGFPFEWALGAVFTSVVFALFHPLFWLVIVLVALQYRRIARERAGFFGARGNSVLADTLTATAYGFGGGLIGGGLILLTGITIHGSGLLYLLPVAILLMLINPRLLCFAYGGGVLAVCHLLFGFPDISIPTVMALVAILHFVESILILVSGHLGAVPAYVRLPGGRMVGGFTLQKFWPIPIVALTIATGTLAPEMELVSMPEWWPLIKPDVPGGTGTVVFAMMTLVAGLGYADIATSHAPADKARKSALYLAGYSVTLFTLAVLAMSGGGAAWLAALFAPLGHELIIHISKHIELHGRPLFVPHPAGLMVLDVMPRSPAWRAGVRSGDVVVEINGLEVRNRADMHLVLRQPGWKEVGYLHRGTHFRRDNVRLRDGEPFGVMPVPEGGEPVYLELDGTPPVRRWLGRGRGRGV